GATCACTGTGAAAGAGATGTGCGCCGAGATGGTCGCTGAAGACCTCAAGGTGGCGCAGCGGCATGCGTTCCTGAAGGCGCATGGGCACGATGTGGCGGTGGCCGTTGAAAATTGATCGACTCGAACATCGCGGCTTGCGCCGCTCTTACAGAATGAACCTCACCGACACCATCTTCGTCGCCGGCCATCGCGGCATGGTCGGCTCGGCCATCGTGCGCCGGCTGCAGGCGCAGGGCTACGCCAACATCCTCACCGCCGGCCGCGACGCGCTTGACCTCACCGACCAGCACGCGGTCAATGCCTTCTTCGCGGCCCAGCGCATCGATCAGGTCTATCTGGCCGCGGCCAAGGTCGGCGGCATCCATGCCAACAACACCTACCCGGCCGAGTTCATCCACCAAAATCTGCTGATCGAGGCCAACATCATCCACGCCGCCCAAACCCACGGCGTGCACAAGCTGATGTTCCTCGGCTCGTCGTGCATCTACCCCAAGCTCGCCGCGCAGCCGATGAAGGAAGAGGCGCTGCTCACCGGCCTGCTCGAGCCCACCAACGAGCCCTACGCCATCGCCAAGATCGCCGGCATCAAGCTGTGCGAGAGCTACAACCGCCAGTACGGCCGCGACTACCGCAGTGCCATGCCCACCAACCTCTACGGCCCAGGCGACAACTTCCACCCCGAGAACAGCCACGTCATCCCCGCACTGATGCGGCGCATTCACGAGGCCAAGATGGCAAGAGCGGCCGAAGTGGTGATCTGGGGCAGCGGCACGCCGATGCGGGAGTTCCTGCATGTCGACGAACTCGCCGAGGCAGTGGTGCATCTGCAGAACATCCCGCAGGAACGCTACGCCAGCGAAACCGAACCGATGCGCTCGCACATCAATGTGGGCACGGGGACGGACGTGACCATTCGCGAGCTGGCCGAGACCCTGGCCAGGGTGATCGGCTATGAGGGCAAGCTGGTGTTCGATACGACGAAGCCGGACGGCACGCCGCGCAAGCTGATGGATGTAAGCCGGCTGGCGCGGCTGGGGTGGCAGGCGCGTATTTCACTTCAGAACGGGCTGCAAGAAACGTATTCGTGGTTCCTGGCGCACCTCGACGCAGCGAGGACGTAGGCACGACCTCTCGCACGCAGTCACCATCACAACCCCACTCGCAAGATCCTTAGCAAGACTGGCGCAGCGACGGAAGACTAGGCCATCGACGCGCCTTTAAGGGAAAACATCCCCCGCATTGGATCAGCAAATGCAAGACTTGACCCCATCACTCCCTCATCACTCCCTCATCACTCCCTCACCCTTGTTGGGCACCATCCGCCCGATCGCGCCCACACTGAAAAGCGCGTCATCGCTGCGCTCCTCCAGCACCTCCAGCGGTGGCACCTGCACCGCATTACTGATCACGAACGCGGGTTCCCCCCCCGGTCGCCGCATCGACGATCCGCTTCATGTAGGGCGTGATGCAGAAGAAGGCGTCGGCTTTCAGCGTGAGCTTGATGTTGTGGCTATGGTTGAAGGCGATCACGGGCACACCACGCGGCGCGGCGCGCTTGAGCATGTGGATCGCCCGCCCACTATGGGCGATCACGGCATCGATGGCCCGCACGCGGATCAGTCGACGCGCGCGGAAACTCGCGATCAGATCGTAGTGACCCGAGTTGCGCAGGGTCACCACCTCGATGTTCGCGTGCCCATAGTCCGGGACCTTGTGCGCGTCCTCGGGGGCAAGCAGCAGCGTCACTCGATGCCCACGGGCCGCGAGGAGTTCCGCCGTCTTGAGCGTCGCGCCCCATCGTCCGCCGGTGGAGTCACCGAAAACCGAATTGAGTATGTGCATGAAACCGAGAGTCCCGCGTCGCAGCCAGATGAAGTCTGGCTGCGATTATAGACGCTTGCCTACGAGCACTCGATCGGCATTACATTCCCCGGCACACAAACCAACAGCCTCCCCCGCCCGTGCTCGATGTCGTCCAGCGCCAAGTACGCGGCGCCATGCCCCTCGAGCTGGCGAGCGGCCTTTCCAGGCCCGTCAATCTCGAACAGGCAGCGGTCGTGCACGACGGCCCCCCCGGCTTCGGCCGGATAACGCAGCGAGCCGTCCGTCAGGTCGACGCAGCTTGACAAGCGACGCACCGCCCTTCAATTTGATCGTAATTTCGAACACAAAGCTCACTGAAATCGATTTCACGAGCATGAAAATCTCGCAATCCGCCGCCCTCGCCCCCCACCTGCTGGATCAGGCCACCCAACTCGGCCGCCGCCTGGCACGACTACGCCTCGCCCGTGGCATCAAGCAGACCGATGCCGCGCTCCGTGCAGGCCTGTCGCGCAACACTGCCTATCGGCTCGAGCGCGGAGACCCCGGACTGGCGATCGGCCAGGTGCTGCGTTACCTCGACGCCATCGCCCCCGGCAGCACACTGCTGGATCTACTGTCCGAATCCGACCCCGCACTCGCCGCCCTTGCAGCGCGGGAGCGCACCCAGCGCGTCCGCGACCTGAGCGCCACCGAACTCGACGAACTGGATTTCTGATCACGATGGCCGCCAAGGACACCAAGCTGATGGTCTTCGCGCATCTCGGCACGACGTGGGCGCCCTGCGGGCAGCTCGTCCTGACCGAAGAGGCCGATCGCCTGCTGGCATCGAGCTTCGCCTATGGCCTCAACTACCTCAAACGCGCCGATGCCCTGGAAGTCGATCCTGTCAGCCTCAGCCTCGCCGATCGCGAAGCCGTGCGCGCAAAAAGGCTGCTTCCGGCCAACCAGCTCCCCTTCTTCGGCGGCATTCGCGACGCTGCCCCTGACGCCTGGGGCCGACGCGTCATCGAGGCCAAGCTCAAGGTGCCCGCCAACAGCCTGCCCGAGTCGCAATACCTGCTGCACGCCGGCAGCGAGCGCGTCGGCGCGCTGGACATTCGCCGCAACCTTCACGAGGGCCCGACGACCGGCGCCAGCGCATGGCACACGCTGGCCCACCTGCTTGAGGCGGCCGAGCGCATCGACGAAGGCCAGCCCATCCCCGCGCACCTCGAAGCCATCTTCGTCGACGGCACGGCCCTGGGCGGCGCGCGCCCAAAGGCTTCGATCCGCGACGAGGCCGGTGTGCTGTGGCTGGCCAAGTTCGCAAGCCGCCACGACGCCTTCGACATCCCCGCCATCGAGTGCGCCGCGCTCCACCTGGCCCGCCTTGCCGGGCTGACGACACCGCCGGCGCGCACCGTCATGCTGGGCGATCGGCGGGTGATGCTCATCCGCCGCTTCGATCGCTACTGGGCAACGCCCGACGCGCCCCTCGCCCCGGATGCCGACCTGCTTGCCACCGCCCCCATCGGTGGAACTGCCGAGCACCGCATGGGCTTCGTCAGCGGCCTCACCCTGGCAGGCTGCGACGAATCCGAGTCACGCACCAAGTCGTACGCCGACCTCGCGGAAGCCGTCCGCCGCCACTGCCACCCCGCGGTCATCCGCAAGGACACCGCCGAGTTGTTCAAACGCATGATCTTCAACATCTTCGTGAGCAACGACGACGACCACCTCCGCAACCACGGCTTCCTGTGGGACTCGCGCCTGCCCGGCTGGCGCCTCAGCCCGCTCTACGACGTATTGCCGCGCCCCAGCC
This region of Thauera sp. JM12B12 genomic DNA includes:
- a CDS encoding HipA domain-containing protein, which gives rise to MAAKDTKLMVFAHLGTTWAPCGQLVLTEEADRLLASSFAYGLNYLKRADALEVDPVSLSLADREAVRAKRLLPANQLPFFGGIRDAAPDAWGRRVIEAKLKVPANSLPESQYLLHAGSERVGALDIRRNLHEGPTTGASAWHTLAHLLEAAERIDEGQPIPAHLEAIFVDGTALGGARPKASIRDEAGVLWLAKFASRHDAFDIPAIECAALHLARLAGLTTPPARTVMLGDRRVMLIRRFDRYWATPDAPLAPDADLLATAPIGGTAEHRMGFVSGLTLAGCDESESRTKSYADLAEAVRRHCHPAVIRKDTAELFKRMIFNIFVSNDDDHLRNHGFLWDSRLPGWRLSPLYDVLPRPSHASERFLHLGVGPQGRLATLDNALAAHERFTLSLAAACELIDEVWRVVRQWRVHLTEAGVPATEQDKIASAFRHIDDVSTAALRKLLP
- a CDS encoding glycosyltransferase, giving the protein MHILNSVFGDSTGGRWGATLKTAELLAARGHRVTLLLAPEDAHKVPDYGHANIEVVTLRNSGHYDLIASFRARRLIRVRAIDAVIAHSGRAIHMLKRAAPRGVPVIAFNHSHNIKLTLKADAFFCITPYMKRIVDAATGGGTRVRDQ
- a CDS encoding GDP-L-fucose synthase, whose protein sequence is MNLTDTIFVAGHRGMVGSAIVRRLQAQGYANILTAGRDALDLTDQHAVNAFFAAQRIDQVYLAAAKVGGIHANNTYPAEFIHQNLLIEANIIHAAQTHGVHKLMFLGSSCIYPKLAAQPMKEEALLTGLLEPTNEPYAIAKIAGIKLCESYNRQYGRDYRSAMPTNLYGPGDNFHPENSHVIPALMRRIHEAKMARAAEVVIWGSGTPMREFLHVDELAEAVVHLQNIPQERYASETEPMRSHINVGTGTDVTIRELAETLARVIGYEGKLVFDTTKPDGTPRKLMDVSRLARLGWQARISLQNGLQETYSWFLAHLDAART
- a CDS encoding helix-turn-helix domain-containing protein, which encodes MKISQSAALAPHLLDQATQLGRRLARLRLARGIKQTDAALRAGLSRNTAYRLERGDPGLAIGQVLRYLDAIAPGSTLLDLLSESDPALAALAARERTQRVRDLSATELDELDF